The following proteins are co-located in the Dyadobacter chenwenxiniae genome:
- a CDS encoding DUF72 domain-containing protein: MTDSKHSLFFAGSSGLMLPVPNKQFYPEEFKDKSRLTFYASMFNSIEINSSFYKVPLASTVRNWATQVPDDFKFTFKLWRDISHNKGLVFNAEDVHRFVKVIDHIGDKKGALLVQFPPSLKVIMRPQLENLLVAISEADPQRHWNVALEFRHNSWYEEDIFEMIDHFGFEIVAHDKPGSAPGLPVSDTAFKYLRFHGPKGDYRGTYEDDFLYETAEQIQDWLADGKIVYAYFNNTMGEAIKNMNLLNAIVNPVE, from the coding sequence ATGACAGATAGTAAACATTCCCTTTTTTTTGCAGGCAGCAGCGGCTTAATGTTGCCTGTGCCCAACAAACAATTTTATCCCGAGGAATTTAAGGACAAAAGCCGGCTGACATTTTATGCCTCCATGTTTAATAGCATTGAGATCAACAGCTCGTTTTACAAGGTTCCGCTCGCATCAACAGTCAGGAACTGGGCTACGCAAGTGCCGGACGACTTCAAATTTACATTCAAACTCTGGAGGGACATTTCGCATAACAAGGGTTTGGTTTTCAACGCGGAAGATGTGCATCGGTTTGTAAAGGTGATCGACCATATTGGTGACAAAAAAGGCGCACTGCTCGTCCAGTTCCCTCCCAGTCTTAAAGTCATCATGCGTCCACAACTTGAAAACCTGCTCGTCGCCATTTCCGAAGCAGACCCGCAAAGGCATTGGAATGTGGCTTTGGAGTTTCGCCACAATTCCTGGTATGAAGAAGATATTTTTGAAATGATCGACCATTTCGGTTTTGAAATCGTGGCGCATGACAAGCCAGGTTCCGCCCCCGGCTTACCAGTTTCCGACACGGCATTCAAATACCTGCGTTTTCATGGACCAAAAGGCGATTACCGTGGCACTTACGAGGACGACTTTTTGTACGAAACTGCGGAGCAAATTCAGGACTGGCTAGCAGACGGTAAAATAGTATACGCCTATTTCAACAACACAATGGGCGAGGCAATTAAAAATATGAACCTGCTCAATGCAATTGTCAATCCGGTTGAGTAA
- a CDS encoding oxygenase MpaB family protein — MKWFVKEGSVVREIWGKADTILFIFAGASAEFAVNKSVDWLYFTGKLPADPLGRLFSTVSYARRIVFSEHQAALKAIDQISAIHREVEHKRGAQIPDWAYRDVLFMLIDYSIRSFELLERKLTANERTEVFEVFQQVGARMGIRGLPENYNSWLEMRNKQLDDNFVKSSFSVDLYKQYKKHLGSPRYLMLREVQVQIVPRQVRELLALRRWSALTLILPTYKFTRILHLHKLVRGLILPEKYKVEIAGLDAI, encoded by the coding sequence ATGAAATGGTTCGTCAAGGAAGGTTCGGTTGTGCGGGAGATTTGGGGAAAGGCGGATACGATCTTATTCATTTTCGCGGGGGCCTCGGCTGAGTTCGCTGTAAATAAATCGGTAGATTGGCTGTATTTCACTGGTAAACTGCCTGCTGATCCGCTGGGACGGCTCTTTTCGACAGTATCGTACGCGAGGCGAATCGTATTCTCCGAACATCAGGCAGCATTAAAGGCAATCGACCAGATCAGCGCCATACACCGGGAAGTGGAACATAAGCGGGGCGCTCAAATCCCGGACTGGGCATATCGGGATGTGTTGTTTATGTTAATCGATTACTCAATCCGCTCTTTTGAATTACTGGAAAGAAAATTGACGGCGAACGAAAGAACAGAGGTTTTTGAGGTTTTTCAACAGGTAGGAGCAAGAATGGGAATTCGTGGCTTGCCTGAAAATTACAATAGCTGGCTGGAAATGAGGAATAAGCAGCTCGATGACAATTTTGTCAAAAGCTCTTTTTCAGTTGATTTATACAAACAATATAAAAAACACCTCGGATCGCCGCGTTATCTGATGCTCAGAGAAGTGCAGGTGCAGATTGTGCCCAGACAAGTCAGAGAACTCCTGGCGCTGCGAAGATGGTCTGCGCTGACCTTAATCCTCCCAACTTATAAATTCACACGCATCCTGCACCTCCATAAGCTGGTTCGCGGCTTGATATTACCCGAAAAATACAAGGTGGAAATCGCGGGTTTGGATGCCATTTGA
- a CDS encoding response regulator: MEEGQTVHLADDDEDDRMLIKDALQEANPNLTVIEAENGKELLENVKQSADLSESVVLVDMNMPKMNGIEAIKEIRSEPGLEDLPAVMMSTSSNPELKKKALAAGANEFIVKPNTFKALLDIARNILSRFLGRK, from the coding sequence ATGGAAGAAGGACAGACAGTGCACCTCGCAGATGATGATGAGGATGATAGAATGCTCATTAAGGACGCTTTACAGGAGGCCAATCCTAATTTGACGGTTATCGAAGCGGAGAACGGAAAGGAATTACTGGAAAACGTAAAACAGTCCGCCGACCTTTCGGAATCCGTCGTGCTGGTGGATATGAACATGCCCAAAATGAATGGCATTGAGGCTATTAAAGAAATCAGATCAGAGCCGGGCCTTGAAGATCTGCCGGCGGTTATGATGTCCACGTCTAGCAATCCGGAGTTAAAAAAGAAGGCTCTGGCAGCGGGAGCAAACGAATTTATTGTAAAGCCCAACACATTCAAAGCATTGCTTGACATTGCGAGAAATATCTTGTCCAGGTTCCTGGGGAGGAAATAA
- a CDS encoding PH domain-containing protein: MIYKTSWDTLTKIVTAGVTVLYTGIFLNIFINESDLSQGSTYVIGAILILSYGITYAFRPVDYRITADKLIIRRPLNEVVIQRSDIATVEAVESDRLRWSLRTFGVGGLFGYFGKFYNPKIGSMTWYATRRNNAVLIKTVKGKNIIVTPDEVAAFVGEFGIPDNVLS, from the coding sequence ATGATTTACAAAACTTCCTGGGATACCCTGACTAAAATCGTTACAGCGGGCGTTACGGTCTTATACACAGGCATTTTTCTGAATATTTTTATCAATGAAAGCGACCTTTCGCAGGGTTCCACTTATGTGATAGGAGCCATTCTGATTCTCAGCTACGGGATAACGTACGCTTTCAGGCCGGTGGATTATCGGATCACCGCCGACAAGCTGATCATTCGGAGACCGCTGAATGAAGTCGTTATCCAGCGCAGCGATATCGCCACAGTGGAGGCGGTCGAAAGCGACAGGTTACGGTGGAGCCTTCGAACATTTGGGGTGGGAGGGCTTTTCGGATATTTTGGTAAATTTTATAATCCAAAAATCGGAAGCATGACCTGGTACGCCACCAGGAGAAATAATGCCGTTTTGATCAAAACAGTGAAAGGAAAAAACATTATTGTCACTCCGGACGAAGTCGCTGCATTCGTAGGCGAATTTGGTATTCCGGACAACGTATTGTCTTAG
- a CDS encoding VOC family protein encodes MAKINTYLNFDGKSEEAFNFYKSVFGGEFLSVHRMSDMPGAEQLAEDEKGRLMHISLPIGKDDVLMASDIVPSMGHKLSIGNHAYISVFTDSREEADRLFAGLSAGGEIEMAMEDTFWGDYFGSFHDQFGIGWMVNYPQQQHN; translated from the coding sequence ATGGCCAAAATAAACACTTACCTTAATTTCGATGGAAAATCGGAAGAGGCTTTCAATTTTTACAAATCCGTTTTTGGAGGAGAGTTCCTGTCTGTCCATCGCATGTCGGATATGCCTGGCGCTGAACAACTTGCCGAAGATGAAAAAGGCCGCTTGATGCACATTTCGCTTCCGATTGGAAAGGACGATGTGCTCATGGCTTCCGATATAGTGCCTTCCATGGGACATAAGCTGAGCATTGGTAACCACGCTTACATTTCTGTTTTTACAGATAGCAGAGAAGAAGCAGACCGCCTTTTTGCAGGATTATCCGCAGGCGGTGAAATCGAAATGGCCATGGAAGACACCTTCTGGGGCGATTACTTCGGCAGTTTCCATGACCAGTTCGGGATCGGCTGGATGGTTAACTATCCGCAACAGCAACATAACTGA